In a single window of the Mucilaginibacter defluvii genome:
- a CDS encoding NADH-quinone oxidoreductase subunit A gives MHEVSQISEFGKIMIFLIVGFLAVGLTFFLNKLLSRQNPNDLKLSSYECGEEPTGSAWLPFNSRFYVIALIFLLFDVEMVFVFPWATVFGNHELIAADSRWGWFALAEMFIFLGILILGLVYVWRKGDLEWIKPKVTLPSSGVNIPAALYEKINLEQSVYQVKPFSIEAIAAEPTVVAAPTAAVANAEAPVRKPMFKPTFKKPGNDA, from the coding sequence ATGCACGAGGTTTCGCAAATATCCGAATTTGGCAAGATAATGATATTTTTAATTGTCGGTTTTTTAGCCGTTGGCTTAACCTTTTTTTTGAACAAGCTACTGTCAAGGCAAAACCCTAACGATTTAAAGCTATCCTCATACGAGTGCGGCGAGGAACCAACCGGCAGCGCATGGCTGCCCTTTAACTCCCGCTTTTATGTTATTGCCCTCATTTTTTTGCTGTTTGATGTAGAGATGGTGTTCGTTTTTCCCTGGGCTACGGTATTCGGCAATCATGAACTGATAGCCGCTGATAGCCGCTGGGGATGGTTCGCCTTAGCTGAGATGTTCATATTTTTAGGCATACTGATATTGGGCCTGGTGTACGTTTGGCGCAAAGGCGACCTGGAATGGATAAAACCCAAGGTTACCCTGCCAAGCAGCGGTGTAAACATTCCTGCCGCTTTGTACGAAAAAATAAACCTTGAGCAAAGTGTTTACCAGGTAAAGCCCTTTAGTATCGAAGCTATAGCCGCCGAACCGACAGTTGTTGCTGCACCGACCGCTGCCGTGGCTAATGCCGAAGCTCCTGTACGCAAACCTATGTTTAAACCAACTTTTAAAAAGCCCGGAAATGACGCCTGA
- a CDS encoding endonuclease/exonuclease/phosphatase family protein, with the protein MYLALTITSFLLVFLVFLPLIKHSYWVFRSLEYPRFQKFIICVAVFIGWGILYSFTRQINIYALAALCAAIIYLIFKIYNYTVFAPKEVRGIKSRDEKNEIKVLSANVFQDNTQYQRLLEQIKSADPDVIFLLETDDKWEAGVQQLEADYPHMLKAPLDNTYGLLFYSRFPLSDGKVNYLIKNDIPSIEAIIHLPSGVKVQLWGLHPEPPVPGESLYSTAKDKELMKIALKARDCELPILVFGDLNDVAWSYTTTLFSKVSDLLDVRKGRGFYSTFSAKHWFLRFPLDYIFCSAEFGLVQMRRLPYNGSDHYPIFTHLIFNKRLERVQDGPDADHEDIEEAKEILEKEVEKD; encoded by the coding sequence ATGTATTTAGCTTTAACCATCACAAGTTTTCTGCTTGTATTTCTTGTTTTCTTGCCGCTCATTAAACATAGCTACTGGGTGTTTCGCTCATTGGAATATCCACGTTTCCAAAAATTTATTATTTGTGTAGCAGTATTTATTGGCTGGGGTATACTTTATTCTTTTACCCGGCAGATAAATATTTATGCCCTCGCGGCATTATGCGCAGCAATCATATACCTGATATTTAAAATATATAACTACACTGTTTTCGCCCCTAAAGAAGTGCGCGGAATAAAAAGCCGCGATGAAAAAAACGAAATTAAAGTACTATCTGCCAATGTATTTCAGGACAATACACAATATCAGCGCCTGCTTGAACAGATTAAAAGCGCCGATCCGGACGTGATATTCCTGCTGGAAACAGACGACAAATGGGAAGCGGGCGTACAGCAACTCGAAGCGGACTACCCGCATATGCTCAAGGCACCGCTGGATAACACTTACGGACTACTTTTTTACAGCCGCTTTCCGCTGAGCGATGGAAAGGTTAACTATCTCATAAAAAACGACATTCCTTCTATAGAAGCTATAATTCATCTGCCATCCGGCGTAAAGGTACAGCTGTGGGGCTTGCATCCTGAGCCGCCGGTACCGGGCGAAAGCCTATATTCTACCGCCAAGGATAAAGAGTTGATGAAGATCGCTTTAAAGGCCCGTGATTGCGAATTACCCATTCTGGTTTTTGGCGACCTGAACGACGTGGCTTGGAGCTATACCACTACTCTTTTCAGCAAGGTGAGCGATCTGCTTGATGTGCGTAAAGGCCGCGGCTTTTACAGTACCTTTTCGGCCAAGCACTGGTTTTTGCGTTTTCCGCTTGATTATATTTTTTGTTCGGCCGAGTTTGGCTTGGTACAAATGCGCCGCCTGCCCTACAACGGATCAGACCATTACCCGATATTTACCCACCTGATATTTAACAAGCGTCTTGAACGTGTTCAAGATGGCCCCGATGCCGACCACGAAGACATTGAAGAAGCTAAAGAAATACTGGAAAAGGAAGTAGAAAAGGACTAA
- a CDS encoding NADH-quinone oxidoreductase subunit B, which produces MTPDLTNESGGLVVTKMNDLLNWARMSSLWPLSFGIACCAIEMMGSMASTYDLDRFGVFPRPSARQADVIIIAGTVTFKMAERIKRLYEQMPDPKYVISMGSCSNCGGPYWQHGYHVVKGVDRVIPVDVYVQGCPPRPEALIGAILELQKKIETEQLVRI; this is translated from the coding sequence ATGACGCCTGATTTAACGAACGAAAGTGGTGGTTTAGTAGTAACCAAAATGAACGACCTGCTCAACTGGGCGCGTATGTCATCCCTTTGGCCATTGAGTTTTGGTATTGCCTGCTGCGCTATCGAGATGATGGGCTCCATGGCATCAACGTACGATCTGGACAGGTTTGGCGTATTTCCTCGTCCATCAGCACGCCAGGCAGATGTAATTATCATCGCGGGAACCGTTACCTTTAAAATGGCCGAGCGCATTAAACGCCTTTACGAGCAGATGCCCGATCCTAAATATGTTATCTCCATGGGATCATGCTCCAACTGCGGCGGCCCTTACTGGCAGCACGGTTATCACGTAGTAAAAGGTGTTGACCGTGTTATACCCGTTGATGTTTACGTACAAGGCTGCCCACCACGCCCCGAAGCATTGATAGGCGCTATATTAGAACTACAGAAAAAGATTGAAACTGAGCAATTGGTTAGGATATGA